In Haloarcula salinisoli, a genomic segment contains:
- a CDS encoding phosphoglycerate kinase, translating into MTFQTLDDLDDGQRVLIRFDLNSPVEDGEVQDNRRFARHAATLRELVDRDFAVAVMAHQGRPGDDDFVSLSQHAEILSGHIDSAVDHVADTYGDEALDAIDDLAGGDVLVLENTRMADGELPEEEPEVKADTEFVQTLAPEFDAYINDAYSAAHRSHASLVGFPVVMDAYAGRVMETEYEANTSIAEKEFDGQVTMAMGGTKATDVIGVIDHIGDKIDDFVLGGIAGQLFLRAQGYPIGYDVEGMDLFTTQWENNQEIIEEILDERGDQITVASDVAYGEDGERVEVDVEDVDEKGLGIMDIGTDTAEEYADLARESDAVFVKGALGVFEDEKFATGTVTVLEAIAETDCFSVVGGGDTSRAITMYGMSEDSFDHVSIAGGAYIRALTGDELVGVEVLREYAE; encoded by the coding sequence ATGACGTTCCAGACGCTCGACGACCTCGACGACGGACAGCGCGTCCTCATCCGCTTCGACCTGAACTCGCCGGTCGAGGACGGGGAAGTACAGGACAACCGCCGCTTCGCTCGCCACGCGGCGACGCTACGTGAGCTCGTCGACCGCGACTTCGCCGTCGCCGTCATGGCCCACCAGGGTCGACCGGGCGACGACGACTTCGTCTCCCTTTCCCAGCACGCCGAGATTCTTTCGGGCCACATCGATTCGGCCGTCGACCACGTCGCGGACACGTACGGCGACGAGGCCCTCGACGCCATCGACGACCTGGCCGGCGGCGACGTGCTCGTGCTCGAGAACACACGGATGGCTGACGGCGAGCTCCCCGAGGAAGAGCCCGAAGTCAAGGCCGATACGGAGTTCGTCCAGACGCTCGCCCCCGAGTTCGACGCCTACATCAACGACGCCTACTCGGCGGCCCACCGCTCGCACGCTTCGCTGGTCGGCTTCCCGGTCGTGATGGACGCCTACGCCGGCCGCGTGATGGAGACCGAGTACGAGGCCAACACGTCCATCGCCGAGAAGGAGTTCGACGGCCAGGTGACGATGGCCATGGGCGGGACGAAAGCCACCGACGTCATCGGCGTCATCGACCACATCGGTGACAAGATAGACGACTTCGTGCTGGGTGGGATCGCCGGCCAGCTGTTCCTCCGGGCCCAGGGCTACCCCATCGGCTACGACGTGGAGGGGATGGACCTCTTTACCACCCAGTGGGAGAACAACCAGGAGATAATCGAGGAGATACTCGACGAGCGCGGTGACCAGATTACGGTCGCCTCCGACGTGGCCTACGGCGAGGACGGCGAGCGCGTCGAGGTCGACGTCGAGGACGTCGACGAGAAGGGGCTGGGCATCATGGACATCGGCACCGACACCGCCGAAGAGTACGCCGACCTGGCCCGGGAGTCCGACGCCGTCTTCGTGAAGGGCGCCCTGGGCGTCTTCGAGGACGAGAAGTTCGCGACGGGCACCGTCACTGTGCTGGAAGCCATCGCCGAGACGGACTGTTTCTCCGTCGTCGGCGGCGGCGACACCTCACGGGCCATCACGATGTACGGGATGAGCGAGGATTCGTTCGACCACGTCTCTATCGCCGGCGGCGCCTACATCCGCGCGCTCACCGGTGACGAGCTCGTCGGCGTCGAAGTGCTGCGCGAGTACGCCGAGTAG
- the gap gene encoding type I glyceraldehyde-3-phosphate dehydrogenase, protein MSDPVRVGLNGFGRIGRNVMRASLDNDNVEIVGINDVIDDEEVEYFAQYDTVMGELPGASVDDGVLTIEGTDFEAGVFHETDPTQLPWDDLDVDVAFEATGIFRTYDDAAQHLDAGADKVLISAPPKGDKEVKQIVYGVNQDEYDGEDVVSNASCTTNSITPVAKVLDDEFGISSGQLTTVHAYTGSQNLIDGPNSKPRRRRAAAENIIPTSTGAAQATTEVLPQLEGKLDGMAIRVPVPNGSITELVVDLEDDVTEEEVNAAFEDAASGELEGVLGVTNDELVSSDILGDPYSTQVDLGQTNIVNGLTKILTWYDNEYGFSNRMLDVAEYIAEE, encoded by the coding sequence ATGAGTGACCCAGTTCGCGTCGGTCTGAACGGCTTTGGCCGTATCGGTCGCAACGTAATGCGTGCCTCGCTGGACAACGACAACGTCGAAATCGTCGGTATCAACGACGTTATCGACGACGAGGAAGTCGAGTACTTCGCCCAGTACGACACCGTCATGGGCGAGCTCCCCGGTGCGAGCGTCGACGACGGCGTCCTGACCATCGAAGGAACTGATTTCGAAGCGGGCGTCTTCCACGAGACAGACCCGACCCAGCTCCCGTGGGACGACCTCGACGTCGACGTTGCCTTCGAGGCGACCGGTATCTTCCGCACGTACGACGACGCCGCCCAGCACCTCGATGCGGGCGCTGACAAGGTGCTCATCTCCGCGCCGCCGAAAGGCGACAAGGAAGTCAAGCAGATCGTCTACGGGGTCAACCAGGACGAGTACGACGGCGAGGACGTCGTCTCGAACGCCTCCTGTACCACCAACTCCATCACGCCGGTCGCGAAGGTGCTCGACGACGAGTTCGGCATCAGCTCCGGTCAGCTGACGACCGTCCACGCCTACACCGGCTCCCAGAACCTCATCGACGGCCCCAACAGCAAGCCCCGCCGTCGCCGCGCCGCCGCGGAGAACATCATCCCGACCTCGACGGGCGCCGCACAGGCGACCACCGAGGTCCTCCCACAGCTCGAAGGCAAGCTCGACGGGATGGCCATCCGCGTCCCGGTCCCGAACGGCTCCATCACCGAGCTGGTCGTCGACCTCGAAGACGACGTGACCGAAGAAGAGGTCAACGCTGCCTTCGAGGACGCCGCCTCCGGCGAGCTCGAGGGCGTCCTGGGCGTCACGAACGACGAGCTCGTCTCCTCTGACATCCTGGGTGACCCCTACTCCACGCAGGTCGACCTCGGCCAGACGAACATCGTCAACGGCCTGACGAAGATTCTCACCTGGTACGACAACGAGTACGGCTTCTCGAACCGGATGCTCGACGTCGCCGAGTACATCGCCGAAGAATAG
- a CDS encoding Hsp20/alpha crystallin family protein, whose amino-acid sequence MRRDDNDDPFDEFFREIERMMDEMMGSEGDVHIDRDGAADSGDLHVDVHETGEEVRVVADIPGVEKDGIDLKCDGSVLTIDAGTHHREYHERLTLPSKVDEHSASATYNNGVLEVTFDREDESADIEL is encoded by the coding sequence ATGAGACGGGACGACAACGACGACCCCTTCGACGAGTTCTTCCGAGAGATAGAGCGGATGATGGACGAGATGATGGGCTCGGAAGGGGACGTCCACATCGACCGCGACGGCGCTGCCGACAGTGGTGACCTCCACGTCGATGTCCACGAGACAGGCGAGGAGGTCCGCGTCGTCGCCGACATCCCGGGCGTCGAGAAAGACGGTATCGACCTGAAATGCGACGGGAGCGTCCTCACCATCGACGCCGGGACACACCACCGCGAGTACCACGAGCGTCTCACCCTCCCCAGCAAGGTCGACGAACACTCCGCCTCGGCGACCTACAACAACGGCGTCCTCGAGGTCACCTTCGACCGCGAAGACGAGTCTGCCGACATCGAACTGTAG
- a CDS encoding ATP-grasp domain-containing protein, with amino-acid sequence MLHLAVATNSETYERMGEPLADRGIEVGHVATSERAISLTESPFEEYDVGFVYPSRIMEGAVADAFLDIPWVNDREAILRSRNKADVLTRLGRADVPVPESVVVSNPADESELVAAYEALDPPVVIKPNSTTRGVGVTTAHDLDSFLGIADYLDLVHDYRATGDQSFLVQEYLPDATDYRAMVVDGDYVGAVERRLPDDERDRGRWKHNVHRGAVAEGVELPTDLRRLAERTADVLEIDYLGVDLLVSGDRAVVNETNARPTIDTATKYEDGFWDDLAALIRTTAR; translated from the coding sequence ATGCTCCACCTCGCGGTCGCCACCAACAGCGAGACCTACGAGCGGATGGGTGAGCCACTGGCCGACCGCGGCATCGAGGTCGGCCACGTCGCCACCAGCGAGCGTGCGATTTCACTCACGGAGAGCCCCTTCGAGGAGTACGACGTGGGATTCGTCTACCCCTCGCGAATCATGGAGGGGGCCGTCGCCGACGCCTTCCTCGATATCCCGTGGGTCAACGACCGCGAGGCCATCCTCCGGTCGCGAAACAAGGCCGACGTACTGACGCGACTGGGCCGGGCCGACGTACCGGTCCCTGAATCGGTCGTGGTGTCGAACCCGGCCGACGAGTCGGAACTGGTGGCGGCCTACGAGGCACTGGACCCGCCGGTCGTCATCAAACCCAACTCCACGACCCGCGGCGTCGGCGTGACCACCGCACACGACCTCGATTCCTTCCTGGGCATCGCGGACTATCTGGACCTGGTCCACGACTACCGGGCGACCGGCGACCAGTCGTTCCTTGTCCAGGAGTATCTCCCCGACGCGACCGACTACCGGGCGATGGTCGTCGACGGCGACTACGTCGGCGCGGTCGAGCGACGACTGCCCGACGACGAACGCGACCGGGGTCGCTGGAAACACAACGTCCACCGCGGTGCGGTGGCCGAGGGAGTCGAACTCCCGACCGACCTCCGGCGGCTCGCCGAGCGGACCGCCGACGTGCTGGAGATCGACTATCTGGGCGTGGACCTGCTCGTGAGCGGCGACCGAGCGGTGGTCAACGAGACCAACGCCCGACCGACCATCGACACGGCGACGAAGTACGAGGACGGGTTCTGGGACGATTTGGCAGCGCTGATTCGGACGACGGCGCGCTGA
- a CDS encoding S8 family serine peptidase, which translates to MTDSNLTVGRRRFIQTTGLLAALGGFTTTGSASDGGHDYTISFGPDTERGKATEVLDEQLGADSYEITDHIERLSITEATVDDVEDPIDSIESHDRVDYAEEAMEPEIPDEPPAVEVAMTDAETADYEGDPKISYGLEKINGPTAWETTEGSTDVTLAVIDSAVDTDHVDLADRFTGDNGGYDSSDGDFHGTHVAGCAAATTGNGVGVAGASDSRLLAYQLNDGNSIIRDVADAVEAGADVINCSFRSPGFTEDGSEWVEPQGWREAFDDARASGVTVVSSASNSRDKPDKPDAVGYPAKFDSVIAVGATDRNDNVTEFSSEGAVDIAAPGNRILSTLPNDVYGEISGTSMASPIAAGVVGLLLDADPELSPSEVEEILTETAVDIGEPDRLAGAGRIDAAAAVEQVAGDSGSEESTLAISDPDGEVDGFERDYELGVTGSLEPTDINDHDSVDESTAKGRVDGGTDEYTFTGDLQYFGSKGAELAIDGESVDPSEVAQKRTIIVDETADATVSYEFEVGGDAEKGAYAGGGPDSIDGTTISGEVNGHQDSYRYTGEVSDWSAKGDGELTVYIDSEEASFGVTDGDATFGQNVYTGNVNETVEFTVELTNTDTATVQVGGADDVGYYVAGEVSDTDGDGSVTVVFDSAAAGTDQTVLSAPESGGEVSKVTQGGEFDGSDSLDAVEYPLRVRAGEKTGDSLAESDADGMGTLSLKEPEQSPYNGPHELPGRVQGEDFDTGGQGVAYNDTGEGNRGGEYRDTDVDIGDATEGGYFVGWIEAGEWWEYTVEVTEAGTYPVEALVASDDGGGSFTVEVDGESVSTSFDDTGGWQSWTTVSVGELELEQGETVVRITSDERLWNLNWFEFVGGESADIESGVYELHNVETDLLADVEGESEADGTDLIQWPSNGQQNQRFQVSADGDAYTLTAQHSGKYLTASDGNVVQKGSGDPSDSQRWTFVSADTGYVLENVATGDVMTAENPNEPKDATIDTAADEASETQQWELVEATDDNESADVKSGVYEFHNVETGRVADVAYNSQDDGANVIQYADWDDENQRFQVRPDGDAYTITAQHSNRYLAASDGNVVQDGGEDPSDSQRWTFESADTGYVVKNVASGEVMTVEDPGDRWGGNIGTAADEGDETQQWELDEV; encoded by the coding sequence ATGACAGACAGCAATCTCACAGTCGGACGGCGGCGGTTCATACAGACAACCGGTCTCCTCGCGGCGCTGGGTGGGTTCACTACCACCGGTAGTGCCAGCGACGGTGGCCACGACTACACCATCTCCTTCGGACCGGACACGGAGCGCGGGAAAGCGACGGAGGTCCTCGACGAACAGCTCGGTGCAGACAGCTACGAGATAACGGACCACATCGAACGCCTCAGTATCACCGAGGCCACGGTCGACGACGTCGAGGACCCCATCGACAGTATCGAGTCCCACGACCGCGTCGACTACGCCGAGGAGGCGATGGAGCCGGAGATTCCCGACGAACCGCCGGCCGTCGAGGTCGCAATGACGGACGCCGAGACGGCGGACTACGAGGGCGACCCGAAAATCTCGTACGGGCTGGAGAAGATCAACGGACCGACCGCCTGGGAGACGACGGAGGGGTCGACCGACGTCACGCTGGCGGTTATCGACAGTGCGGTCGATACGGACCACGTGGACCTTGCCGACCGGTTCACCGGCGACAACGGCGGCTACGATAGCTCTGACGGCGATTTCCACGGCACACACGTCGCCGGCTGTGCGGCGGCGACGACCGGCAACGGCGTCGGCGTCGCCGGCGCGAGCGACTCCCGGCTGCTGGCCTACCAGCTCAACGACGGGAACTCGATTATCCGGGACGTCGCCGACGCGGTCGAAGCGGGGGCAGACGTCATCAACTGCTCGTTCAGGTCACCGGGTTTCACCGAGGACGGTAGCGAGTGGGTGGAGCCCCAGGGCTGGCGCGAGGCCTTCGACGACGCCAGAGCGAGCGGCGTCACGGTGGTCTCCTCGGCATCGAACTCGCGTGACAAGCCGGACAAACCGGACGCGGTCGGCTACCCCGCGAAGTTCGATTCCGTCATCGCCGTCGGTGCCACGGACCGCAACGACAACGTCACCGAGTTCTCCTCCGAGGGGGCAGTCGATATCGCCGCCCCGGGCAATCGAATCCTGAGTACACTGCCTAACGACGTGTATGGGGAAATAAGCGGCACGTCGATGGCCTCGCCGATCGCGGCCGGCGTCGTGGGGCTGTTGCTGGACGCGGACCCGGAACTCTCCCCGAGCGAGGTCGAGGAGATTCTCACGGAGACGGCCGTCGACATCGGCGAGCCCGACCGTCTCGCCGGGGCGGGTCGCATCGACGCCGCCGCGGCGGTCGAGCAGGTCGCCGGCGATAGCGGGAGCGAGGAATCCACCCTCGCCATCTCTGACCCGGATGGCGAAGTCGACGGCTTCGAACGGGACTACGAACTCGGCGTCACCGGGAGTCTCGAACCGACCGACATCAACGACCACGACTCGGTCGACGAAAGCACCGCCAAAGGCCGCGTCGACGGCGGCACGGACGAGTACACCTTCACCGGCGACCTCCAGTACTTCGGCAGCAAGGGTGCGGAGCTCGCCATCGACGGGGAGTCCGTCGACCCGAGCGAGGTCGCCCAGAAACGCACCATCATCGTCGACGAGACCGCCGACGCCACGGTCTCCTACGAGTTCGAGGTCGGCGGAGACGCCGAGAAAGGCGCCTACGCCGGCGGCGGCCCCGACTCGATAGACGGGACCACTATCTCCGGCGAGGTCAATGGCCACCAGGACAGCTACCGCTACACCGGCGAGGTCAGCGACTGGAGTGCCAAGGGCGATGGCGAGCTGACCGTCTATATCGACAGCGAGGAGGCCTCCTTCGGTGTGACCGACGGGGATGCCACGTTCGGACAGAATGTCTACACCGGCAACGTGAACGAGACCGTCGAGTTCACCGTCGAACTGACGAACACCGACACGGCGACGGTCCAGGTCGGCGGCGCCGACGACGTGGGCTACTACGTCGCCGGCGAGGTGAGCGACACCGACGGCGATGGCTCGGTCACCGTCGTCTTCGATTCCGCCGCCGCGGGCACCGACCAGACGGTCCTTTCGGCCCCTGAATCGGGCGGGGAGGTCAGCAAAGTCACCCAGGGTGGCGAGTTTGACGGGAGCGACTCGTTAGACGCCGTGGAGTACCCCCTCCGCGTCCGTGCCGGGGAGAAAACCGGAGATAGCCTCGCCGAGTCCGACGCAGACGGGATGGGGACTCTCAGCCTCAAAGAGCCCGAGCAGTCGCCGTACAACGGCCCCCACGAACTGCCCGGCCGCGTCCAGGGCGAGGACTTCGACACGGGCGGCCAGGGCGTCGCCTACAACGACACCGGCGAGGGCAACAGAGGCGGCGAATACCGGGACACCGATGTCGACATCGGTGACGCGACCGAGGGCGGCTACTTCGTCGGCTGGATCGAGGCCGGCGAGTGGTGGGAGTACACCGTCGAGGTGACCGAGGCCGGCACCTACCCCGTCGAGGCGCTGGTCGCCTCGGACGACGGCGGCGGGAGCTTCACCGTCGAAGTCGATGGTGAGAGCGTCAGTACGAGCTTCGACGACACCGGCGGCTGGCAGTCCTGGACGACCGTGTCCGTCGGCGAGCTCGAACTCGAACAGGGTGAAACCGTCGTCCGAATCACCAGCGACGAGCGGCTGTGGAACCTCAACTGGTTCGAGTTCGTCGGCGGCGAGAGTGCCGACATCGAGTCCGGTGTCTACGAACTGCACAACGTCGAAACCGACCTGCTCGCGGACGTGGAGGGGGAGTCCGAGGCCGACGGCACCGACCTCATCCAGTGGCCAAGCAATGGCCAGCAGAACCAGCGCTTCCAGGTGAGTGCCGACGGCGACGCCTACACGCTCACCGCCCAGCACAGCGGGAAGTATCTCACTGCCTCGGACGGCAACGTCGTCCAGAAGGGCAGCGGTGACCCGTCCGACAGCCAGCGCTGGACGTTCGTATCGGCCGACACCGGCTACGTCCTCGAGAACGTCGCCACCGGCGACGTGATGACCGCAGAGAACCCGAACGAGCCCAAGGACGCCACCATCGACACGGCCGCGGACGAAGCCAGCGAGACACAGCAGTGGGAACTGGTCGAGGCCACCGACGACAACGAGAGTGCCGACGTCAAATCGGGCGTCTACGAGTTCCACAACGTCGAAACAGGCCGGGTCGCCGACGTGGCGTACAACTCCCAGGACGACGGCGCGAACGTCATCCAGTACGCCGACTGGGACGACGAGAACCAGCGCTTCCAGGTGCGGCCCGACGGCGACGCCTACACGATCACCGCCCAGCACAGCAACAGGTATCTTGCTGCCTCGGACGGCAACGTCGTCCAGGACGGGGGCGAGGACCCCTCCGACAGCCAGCGGTGGACGTTCGAATCGGCCGACACGGGCTACGTCGTCAAGAACGTCGCCAGCGGCGAGGTCATGACCGTCGAGGACCCCGGAGACCGGTGGGGCGGTAACATCGGGACGGCCGCGGACGAAGGCGACGAGACCCAGCAGTGGGAACTGGACGAAGTGTAA
- a CDS encoding 50S ribosomal protein L16, giving the protein MSDKPASMYRDIDKPSYTRREYITGIPGSKIAQHEMGRKTKDKDEYPVQISLIVEEEVQLRHGSLEASRLSANRHLIKTIGEEGDYRMTLRKFPHQVLRENKQATGAGADRVSDGMRAAFGKIVGTAARMNAGEQLFTAYCNVEDAEHVKEAFRRAYNKITPSCRIKVEKGEELLIS; this is encoded by the coding sequence ATGTCCGACAAACCTGCCTCGATGTACCGGGACATCGACAAGCCATCGTACACCCGGCGCGAGTACATCACGGGCATCCCCGGTTCGAAGATTGCACAGCACGAGATGGGTCGCAAGACCAAAGACAAGGACGAGTACCCCGTCCAGATAAGCCTCATCGTCGAGGAAGAGGTCCAGCTCCGACACGGCTCGCTGGAGGCCTCGCGCCTTTCGGCGAACCGCCACCTCATCAAGACCATCGGCGAGGAGGGCGACTACCGCATGACCCTCAGGAAGTTCCCCCACCAGGTCCTGCGAGAGAACAAGCAGGCGACCGGCGCCGGCGCCGACCGTGTCTCCGACGGGATGCGGGCCGCCTTCGGGAAGATCGTCGGCACCGCCGCCCGGATGAACGCCGGCGAGCAGCTGTTTACCGCCTACTGCAACGTCGAGGACGCCGAGCACGTCAAGGAAGCGTTCCGCCGTGCCTACAACAAGATAACACCGTCCTGCCGCATCAAGGTAGAGAAGGGCGAAGAGCTCCTTATCTCCTGA
- a CDS encoding glutathione S-transferase family protein → MNMLVDGEWRTDAYQSTNEDGEFDRQETSFRDRIEDDPDARFQPEAGRYHLYVSLACPWAHRTLLVRALKGLDDAISVDIVDPYRDEDGWQFTPEKDGCTEDSLYGSDYLRELYVEADPDMTGRVTVPVLWDKQEETIVNNESKEILRMLDTEFDSVAEYDVDLYPEGYREDVDRIIEDIYEPINNGVYRAGFADTQNAYDNAVSELFDALDHWDELLEEQRYLAGDRLTEADICMFTTLVRFDEVYHTHFQCNHKLIREYDNLWPYLRDLYQTPGVAATVDMDHITEHYYTTHPDVSPKGFVPIGPDPDFEAAHDRDELPGDLPEDLLATAR, encoded by the coding sequence ATGAATATGCTCGTCGACGGCGAGTGGCGGACAGACGCGTATCAGAGTACGAACGAGGACGGTGAGTTCGACCGACAGGAGACCAGTTTCCGCGACAGAATCGAGGACGACCCGGACGCACGCTTCCAGCCAGAGGCCGGCCGCTACCACCTGTACGTCTCGCTGGCCTGTCCGTGGGCCCACCGCACACTACTGGTGCGGGCGCTGAAGGGGCTGGACGACGCAATCAGCGTCGATATCGTCGACCCCTATCGGGACGAGGACGGCTGGCAGTTCACGCCCGAGAAGGACGGCTGCACCGAGGACTCCCTCTATGGCTCGGACTACCTCCGCGAGCTCTACGTCGAGGCCGACCCCGACATGACCGGCCGTGTCACCGTCCCCGTCCTCTGGGACAAACAGGAGGAGACTATCGTCAACAACGAGTCCAAGGAGATTCTCCGGATGCTCGACACCGAGTTCGATTCGGTGGCCGAGTACGACGTGGACCTCTACCCCGAGGGCTACCGGGAAGACGTCGACCGCATCATCGAGGACATCTACGAGCCTATCAACAACGGCGTCTACCGCGCTGGCTTCGCAGACACGCAAAACGCATACGACAACGCCGTTTCCGAACTCTTCGACGCGCTGGACCACTGGGACGAGCTGCTCGAAGAACAACGTTATCTCGCCGGTGACCGCCTGACGGAGGCGGATATCTGCATGTTCACGACCCTCGTTCGGTTCGACGAGGTGTACCACACCCACTTCCAGTGCAACCACAAGCTCATCCGGGAGTACGACAACCTCTGGCCGTATCTGCGGGACCTCTACCAGACGCCAGGCGTCGCAGCGACAGTCGACATGGACCACATCACCGAACACTACTACACCACGCACCCCGACGTGAGTCCGAAGGGGTTCGTCCCGATCGGTCCCGACCCCGACTTCGAGGCGGCCCACGACCGCGACGAACTCCCGGGCGACCTGCCCGAGGACCTGCTGGCGACG